Proteins co-encoded in one Octopus bimaculoides isolate UCB-OBI-ISO-001 chromosome 7, ASM119413v2, whole genome shotgun sequence genomic window:
- the LOC106878120 gene encoding SCAN domain-containing protein 3, whose protein sequence is MAIKVADFVKGGALNSRLFKLLCKDMESEHKALFFHTNCEVTDVLDEVQEEFLELKFNSPAKEDFKELDLETFWIKYLPLYPLILHQAHWILAMFGSTYLCEAAFSTLIADKTKYRNRLNVERDLHCALFGIQPCIQDFVAKKRCQVSH, encoded by the exons ATGGCAATCAAGGTTGCCGACTTCGTTAAAGGTGGTGCTTTAAACAGTCGTCTTTTCAAACTGCTGTGTAAAGATATGGAATCTGAACATAAAGCATTGTTCTTTCACACAAAC TGTGAAGTGACTGATGTTTTGGATGAAGTGCAAGAGGAGTTTCTTGAGCTGAAGTTCAACTCTCCAGCTAAGGAAGACTTCAAAGAACTGGATCTTGAAACGTTCTGGATCAAGTACCTTCCTCTTTATCCTCTAATCTTACATCAGGCTCATTGGATTTTAGCTATGTTTGGATCCACATATCTCTGTGAAGCTGCATTTTCCACGCTCATTGCTGACAAGACCAAATACAGAAACAGACTGAATGTTGAAAGGGACTTACATTGTGCACTCTTTGGCATTCAACCATGCATTCAAGATTTTGTAGCTAAGAAGCGGTGTCAAGTATCTCACTAA